In Saccharicrinis fermentans DSM 9555 = JCM 21142, a genomic segment contains:
- a CDS encoding transposase domain-containing protein, with protein MDSLLGCCKASDVNPREWLTDVFSKMALYNSSYDLDLADLLPHNWKKSNSCQNIPKNTH; from the coding sequence ATGGACTCACTACTGGGATGCTGCAAAGCCAGTGATGTAAATCCTCGCGAATGGCTTACGGATGTATTTTCTAAGATGGCGTTATACAACAGTAGTTATGATTTAGACTTGGCTGATCTTTTACCGCACAATTGGAAAAAGTCTAATAGTTGTCAGAATATTCCAAAAAACACCCACTAA